Proteins encoded by one window of Desulfovibrio ferrophilus:
- a CDS encoding MinD/ParA family protein, translated as MKIVPLNPDVPPTRVVSVASGKGGVGKTSVTVNLAFALADLGNKVCILDADLGLSNVDILLGVEPLKTLEDVLFDGVSMAEAILPVGKGVDLVSGASGVPRLAELSLVDRRRLVEQFQMLDTYDYLLVDNSPGITQQILSICLSSKDIIVVVTPDATSITDAYALIKVMTQNGLWWSPQILINRAKNPRHARLIYEKIRSTAGKRLGLSCAYLGCILEDRAMSAAGLAQRPLMQVSPGSAAAQDIASVAKSLDDKGLDRKGRDISPVRFLDGSIMRLKQQDRSRKSVTATAKRFARRNATLDATALLGGLDHLSLCLDRLDLPHSEDEQQQLLASMRRELGSLRALLAPTGGATPTKPVRRTSPIRQFDGNIPAPRTTGNGKALLICPPSPMRDVLTEVLSASGLVPVATHPRTTDEPDFSGYSLGLVCWDAPKHELEHLVSRAAGTPVVLLRGYRRAPEQEPSLADAPVTVLHKPFKVTDLTGAIRKAAGLS; from the coding sequence ATGAAGATCGTCCCTCTGAATCCTGATGTTCCACCCACCCGTGTGGTTTCAGTGGCCAGCGGCAAAGGTGGCGTGGGCAAGACCAGCGTCACGGTCAATCTGGCTTTTGCCCTTGCGGACCTTGGCAACAAGGTCTGCATTCTGGATGCGGATCTGGGCCTGTCCAATGTCGACATTCTGCTCGGGGTTGAACCTCTCAAGACACTGGAAGACGTGCTCTTTGACGGCGTATCCATGGCCGAAGCCATCCTGCCCGTAGGCAAGGGGGTGGACCTCGTCTCCGGTGCATCAGGCGTCCCCCGCCTGGCCGAGTTGAGTCTTGTTGATCGGCGCAGACTCGTGGAACAGTTCCAGATGCTGGACACCTACGACTACCTGCTTGTGGACAACTCCCCGGGCATCACGCAACAGATTCTGTCCATCTGTCTTTCGTCCAAGGACATCATCGTTGTCGTCACTCCGGATGCCACTTCCATCACCGACGCCTATGCCCTGATCAAGGTCATGACGCAGAACGGACTGTGGTGGAGCCCGCAGATACTCATCAACCGCGCCAAGAACCCTCGTCACGCGCGCTTGATCTATGAGAAAATTCGCTCCACGGCAGGCAAGCGGCTTGGACTGAGTTGTGCCTACCTGGGCTGCATCCTTGAAGACCGCGCCATGTCCGCAGCAGGACTTGCCCAACGACCGCTCATGCAGGTGTCCCCCGGTTCTGCTGCAGCCCAGGATATCGCCTCTGTGGCCAAATCCCTGGATGACAAAGGCCTGGACCGCAAGGGACGAGACATCTCCCCCGTACGGTTCCTAGATGGCTCCATCATGCGTCTGAAGCAGCAGGACCGCAGCAGAAAATCCGTTACAGCCACGGCCAAACGCTTTGCCAGGCGCAATGCAACCCTCGATGCCACGGCATTGCTTGGCGGGCTGGATCATCTCTCCCTTTGCCTGGACCGGCTTGACCTGCCCCATTCCGAAGACGAACAACAACAGCTGTTGGCATCGATGCGGCGCGAACTGGGCAGCCTACGCGCACTGCTTGCACCAACCGGCGGTGCAACTCCAACCAAACCAGTGCGCCGCACGTCCCCCATACGACAGTTTGACGGGAACATCCCTGCACCAAGGACGACAGGCAATGGCAAGGCCTTACTGATCTGCCCTCCATCGCCCATGCGTGATGTGTTGACTGAAGTCCTCTCTGCATCAGGGCTGGTTCCCGTTGCAACCCATCCCCGCACGACTGACGAACCGGACTTCTCGGGTTACAGCCTCGGTCTGGTCTGTTGGGATGCCCCCAAGCACGAGCTTGAACACCTTGTCTCTCGCGCCGCTGGCACACCTGTCGTCCTGCTTCGCGGGTACAGACGAGCCCCCGAACAGGAGCCAAGCCTCGCCGATGCTCCCGTCACAGTGCTACACAAACCCTTCAAGGTCACCGATCTGACCGGAGCCATTCGCA
- a CDS encoding HDOD domain-containing protein — translation MHTGESPTDAPNIRNIVRHIEELPAPPSVATKILNSVLADDVDFHEVSELIESDQTLTLKVLRMANSMGYGYRGKIENVEQAIATIGFDSLKTSLLSVIIRDSLYKDAQDGDPLLTHIWKHTLACAVASSLVAEHALPQLKDVAFAAGMVHDCGQLVLLSAMAEDYEPLVKQCIDGETSLLDLETEVLGVEHTLVGKWLLSAWKMPRRLIDSAWLHHQGPETLHELGEEGRLVAAVALGDILAHEVMHDGPTANSEELRVELVASFGFDESTLESIKGHIGEGFAKRAEAFDLENDAALFYFQALQRANAKLSGINTQLAAREDRLKSTNALLCAVAAAGPRLAKATETDDVFRAVERAVRDGLGAGRVFAYRIDAGGKILEGLLSDNGKPYLFSVLLDNDLRPLWGKSDIEPPKSLHNLLASYLTRIPADDPADDHQPRPIPVPPWQLLPLLAEDGFLGEVGIEPPIEAALLPEQTAALAQLTCLAAAALHRLELHDRLEERADRLSSALRKIRRMNHKLLQTERLAAVGQLAAGAAHEINNPLAIIYARAQLLEFHETNEKKKHDFQQMMTQIERITAILINLMDFARPAPPRMDTIALEGVVRRSLSLVESGLSKQGVTLDARLDSLPSIIGDGNQLEQVVLNLLINAEHAVIEARPEGTGRIKVRAGIRADKAVLTISDNGIGIKAENLNKIFDPFFTTKEEGKGTGLGLSTSYGIIQSHGGDIRFHSVPGKGTEVTVVLPLSTPDERSEVLPTQPGSNQAKPILVVDDEKHIRDILRESLEAQGYRVETANDGEQGLAKLKTSAYRLLLLDIRMPSRDGLSLLSEAKSLIGGMPVIVLTGMAGPEEIEKALKFGAYKCVRKPFQIDALLQDISAALKPEDTV, via the coding sequence ATGCACACCGGTGAGAGCCCAACCGACGCTCCTAATATCCGGAACATTGTCCGGCATATCGAAGAGTTGCCCGCCCCTCCGTCTGTTGCCACCAAAATCCTGAACAGCGTCCTTGCCGACGATGTTGATTTTCATGAAGTCTCTGAGCTGATCGAATCCGACCAGACACTGACGTTGAAAGTCTTGCGCATGGCAAATTCCATGGGCTACGGCTACCGGGGAAAAATCGAAAACGTGGAGCAGGCCATTGCCACCATCGGCTTCGATTCACTCAAAACATCCCTGCTATCGGTCATCATCCGCGACAGCCTGTACAAAGACGCGCAAGACGGCGACCCGCTGCTGACCCATATCTGGAAGCACACTCTGGCCTGTGCCGTGGCCTCATCCCTTGTGGCCGAGCACGCGTTGCCACAGCTCAAGGATGTCGCCTTTGCCGCTGGCATGGTGCACGACTGCGGTCAACTGGTACTGCTGTCGGCCATGGCCGAAGACTATGAGCCACTAGTCAAACAATGTATCGACGGCGAGACCTCCCTGCTGGACCTTGAAACCGAAGTCCTGGGAGTGGAACACACCCTAGTGGGCAAATGGCTGCTTTCCGCCTGGAAAATGCCGCGCCGCCTCATCGATAGCGCCTGGCTCCATCATCAGGGGCCAGAGACGTTACACGAACTGGGCGAAGAAGGCAGGCTCGTTGCCGCCGTTGCTCTAGGTGATATCCTGGCCCACGAGGTGATGCACGATGGCCCGACAGCGAACTCGGAGGAACTGCGAGTGGAACTCGTCGCCTCCTTCGGGTTTGACGAGTCAACCCTGGAATCCATCAAGGGGCATATCGGCGAAGGTTTTGCCAAACGCGCCGAGGCCTTTGATCTGGAAAACGACGCGGCCCTCTTCTATTTTCAAGCTTTGCAACGGGCCAATGCCAAATTAAGCGGCATCAATACCCAACTGGCCGCACGTGAAGATCGGCTGAAAAGCACCAACGCCCTGCTCTGCGCTGTCGCTGCCGCCGGCCCAAGACTGGCAAAGGCGACCGAAACTGACGATGTTTTTCGGGCAGTGGAACGTGCCGTTCGCGATGGCCTTGGCGCGGGACGGGTCTTTGCCTACCGCATTGACGCCGGAGGAAAAATCCTGGAGGGCCTGCTGTCCGACAACGGCAAGCCCTATCTCTTCTCAGTCCTTCTGGACAATGATTTGCGCCCGTTGTGGGGAAAATCAGACATAGAGCCCCCCAAGTCCCTGCACAATCTGCTCGCGAGCTACCTGACCCGCATCCCGGCGGATGACCCGGCCGACGATCATCAACCACGGCCCATTCCTGTCCCACCCTGGCAGTTGCTGCCGCTCTTGGCCGAGGACGGTTTCCTGGGTGAAGTCGGCATCGAACCGCCCATCGAAGCGGCGTTGCTCCCCGAACAGACCGCAGCGCTGGCACAGCTCACATGCCTGGCGGCGGCAGCCCTGCATCGTCTGGAACTTCACGACCGTCTGGAAGAACGCGCCGACAGGTTGAGTTCCGCCTTACGCAAGATCAGACGCATGAACCATAAACTCCTGCAAACCGAACGTCTGGCCGCCGTTGGTCAACTTGCTGCTGGGGCAGCCCACGAGATCAACAACCCCCTGGCCATCATTTATGCCCGCGCCCAGCTTCTTGAATTTCATGAAACTAACGAGAAAAAGAAGCACGACTTCCAGCAGATGATGACCCAGATCGAGCGCATCACCGCCATCCTGATCAACCTGATGGATTTTGCCCGCCCAGCACCACCGCGCATGGACACCATCGCACTGGAAGGAGTTGTCCGTCGTTCACTGAGCCTGGTGGAGAGTGGCTTGAGCAAGCAGGGAGTAACTCTCGACGCCCGACTGGACAGCCTGCCGTCCATCATCGGCGACGGCAACCAGTTGGAGCAGGTGGTTTTAAATCTGCTCATCAATGCAGAGCATGCAGTGATCGAAGCCCGCCCCGAAGGCACCGGACGCATCAAGGTCCGTGCCGGGATTCGAGCGGACAAGGCTGTACTCACCATTTCCGATAACGGCATCGGCATCAAAGCCGAGAACCTGAACAAGATTTTCGATCCTTTCTTCACCACCAAGGAAGAGGGCAAAGGTACTGGCCTCGGCCTCTCCACTTCCTACGGCATCATACAAAGCCACGGTGGAGACATCCGCTTCCATTCCGTCCCCGGAAAAGGGACAGAAGTGACTGTGGTCCTGCCTCTGTCCACTCCCGACGAACGTTCCGAAGTGTTGCCTACCCAGCCCGGCTCGAATCAGGCCAAGCCCATTCTTGTTGTTGACGACGAGAAGCATATTCGGGATATTCTGCGGGAATCACTCGAAGCGCAGGGCTATCGGGTCGAGACGGCCAATGATGGCGAACAGGGGCTGGCTAAACTAAAAACCAGCGCTTACCGTCTGTTGCTGCTGGATATCCGAATGCCCTCGCGCGATGGACTTTCCCTGCTCAGCGAAGCCAAAAGCCTCATCGGGGGCATGCCGGTCATCGTGCTCACGGGCATGGCCGGCCCCGAAGAGATCGAAAAGGCTCTCAAATTCGGGGCCTACAAGTGTGTCCGCAAGCCCTTCCAGATCGATGCCCTGCTTCAGGACATCTCGGCAGCACTCAAACCGGAGGATACGGTATGA
- a CDS encoding HD domain-containing phosphohydrolase, protein MSQRTILLVDDEPELLAVNRETLEGCGYRVATVGNGSDALDFLSSTPVDLVITDLRMPKLGGRELLEEMRNRNIKSEVMFLTGYGTVESAVECIQLGAADYLLKPFDIRQFVTKVEKILEERSLRRKTQGQRGGESELDRLLDLGAALRSQRDLKALVKEFLVQMRETFRPDAMALFLREDFEPGLGKCVAWGPMLRSNSRARKWFEAVSKRLMESGSPKLFDSLAVNNGTGTSTVSAMVCPVMDGTGALGAAVIIRDLKRGVYALPSLQMLTVFASQAASAMENLSAKCRLSDMNLEIITSHVCSVEAKDIYTKGHSERVGAFAAQLGREIGLPDREVQCLSFAGILHDVGKIGVPDNILNKPGPLSEDELKIMHQHPVMGRDILSNIHTLKDLLPIVYHHHERIDGAGYPDGLSGDSIPFLARIVSVADGYEAMTTDRAYQQRRSPDEAQSILLDGAGKQWDEHLVRAWCQLMERDKMTC, encoded by the coding sequence ATGAGTCAGCGCACCATCCTGCTCGTCGATGACGAGCCAGAACTTCTCGCAGTGAACAGGGAAACCCTTGAAGGGTGCGGCTATCGCGTGGCGACAGTCGGTAATGGTTCTGATGCGCTGGATTTCCTCTCTTCCACCCCCGTCGACCTTGTGATTACCGATTTACGCATGCCCAAGTTGGGTGGGCGCGAATTGCTCGAGGAAATGCGCAATCGGAATATCAAGTCCGAGGTGATGTTTCTGACGGGGTATGGCACTGTGGAAAGCGCCGTGGAATGCATCCAGTTGGGTGCCGCCGATTACCTGCTCAAGCCCTTTGATATCCGCCAGTTCGTGACCAAGGTCGAAAAGATTCTGGAAGAACGCAGTCTGCGCCGCAAGACCCAGGGCCAGCGTGGTGGTGAATCCGAATTGGACCGGCTGCTCGATCTGGGTGCCGCTCTGCGCAGCCAGCGTGACCTGAAAGCCCTGGTCAAGGAATTCCTGGTCCAGATGCGCGAGACCTTCCGCCCCGATGCCATGGCGTTGTTCCTGCGTGAGGATTTTGAACCGGGGCTGGGTAAGTGCGTGGCCTGGGGGCCGATGCTGCGCAGCAACTCTCGTGCTCGGAAATGGTTTGAGGCTGTCTCCAAGCGACTTATGGAGAGTGGTAGTCCCAAGTTGTTTGACTCGCTGGCAGTGAACAATGGTACTGGAACGTCCACGGTTTCTGCCATGGTCTGCCCCGTGATGGACGGGACCGGTGCGCTGGGCGCAGCGGTGATCATTCGCGACTTGAAGCGCGGCGTCTATGCCCTGCCGAGCCTCCAGATGCTCACGGTCTTTGCCTCTCAGGCCGCTTCGGCCATGGAGAACCTGTCGGCTAAATGCCGTCTGAGCGACATGAATCTGGAGATCATCACTTCCCATGTCTGCTCGGTGGAAGCCAAGGATATCTATACCAAGGGACACTCGGAACGGGTGGGAGCCTTTGCGGCGCAACTGGGTCGTGAGATCGGCCTGCCTGATCGCGAGGTGCAGTGTCTGTCTTTTGCAGGAATTCTGCATGATGTGGGCAAGATCGGTGTTCCTGATAATATTTTGAACAAGCCTGGCCCGTTGAGCGAAGATGAGTTGAAGATCATGCACCAGCATCCGGTCATGGGCCGCGACATCCTCTCCAACATCCATACGCTGAAAGACCTGTTGCCCATCGTGTATCATCACCATGAACGCATTGATGGTGCGGGCTATCCTGATGGCCTGAGTGGTGACTCCATCCCCTTTCTGGCGCGTATCGTGAGTGTAGCCGATGGCTACGAGGCCATGACCACGGATCGTGCCTATCAGCAGCGGCGTTCCCCTGATGAAGCCCAGAGCATCCTGTTGGATGGAGCTGGAAAGCAGTGGGATGAGCACCTTGTGCGCGCCTGGTGTCAGTTGATGGAGCGCGACAAGATGACCTGTTGA
- a CDS encoding radical SAM protein, whose amino-acid sequence MNIQDIIKQSKNAEPFSKAQLCDMLALSPQSPESYLLMAEAKRISREVTGDKLEVHGQFALNLAPCPKNCMYCSFAVKNKIFTKVTELTIQEAIDSAQVLEAAGCNAVYMMVTANYKFGKLLEMTQEVRASLKPDTILIGNVPDQDTKTARQLKDAGLNGVYHALRLREGIDTGLDPEARKASMRAFQEAGLVVGTCVEPVGPEHNNEEIADLILYTGSLDPAYSGAARRIPIPGTEMFARGTISELRMAQIVAITRLGLPRTVLGNCTHEPYSLGAAAGASLLWAEIGANPRDIKEKTEEGRGFTPKRCTEIFIDADCGVLEGPSAYYSKSPLPEAK is encoded by the coding sequence ATGAATATCCAAGACATCATTAAACAATCCAAAAACGCAGAACCCTTCAGCAAAGCACAACTCTGCGACATGCTGGCCCTGTCTCCCCAGTCCCCCGAATCCTACCTGCTCATGGCCGAAGCCAAACGGATTTCCCGGGAAGTGACAGGTGACAAGCTGGAGGTCCACGGCCAGTTTGCCCTGAATCTGGCACCCTGCCCCAAGAACTGCATGTACTGCTCCTTTGCCGTCAAAAACAAGATCTTCACCAAAGTGACCGAACTGACCATACAGGAAGCCATCGACAGCGCTCAGGTGCTTGAAGCTGCTGGATGCAACGCGGTGTACATGATGGTCACGGCCAACTACAAATTCGGCAAACTGCTGGAGATGACTCAGGAAGTGAGAGCCAGCCTGAAGCCCGACACAATTCTGATCGGCAATGTGCCCGACCAGGACACCAAGACCGCACGCCAGTTAAAAGATGCAGGATTGAACGGTGTCTACCACGCCCTGCGCCTGCGCGAGGGCATCGATACCGGGCTTGATCCCGAAGCCCGCAAGGCCAGCATGCGCGCCTTCCAGGAAGCCGGATTGGTGGTGGGTACCTGCGTGGAACCTGTGGGACCAGAGCACAACAACGAGGAAATTGCAGACCTGATTCTGTACACCGGCTCGCTGGACCCGGCCTACAGCGGTGCGGCACGGCGCATCCCCATTCCCGGTACGGAAATGTTTGCACGGGGCACCATCTCCGAGTTACGCATGGCTCAGATCGTGGCAATCACTCGGCTGGGACTGCCGCGAACAGTCCTCGGCAACTGCACGCATGAACCCTATTCACTGGGTGCTGCGGCCGGGGCCAGCCTGCTCTGGGCAGAGATCGGAGCAAATCCCAGAGATATCAAGGAAAAGACCGAAGAAGGCCGGGGGTTCACACCCAAACGTTGCACCGAAATCTTCATTGATGCAGACTGTGGCGTACTTGAGGGCCCATCCGCCTATTATAGCAAATCCCCGTTACCGGAGGCCAAATGA
- a CDS encoding cysteine-rich small domain-containing protein, whose product MTKPDHKYFRNTDCQYFPCHKMADDSFYNCLFCFCPLYWLQNCGGNPADRDGVKDCTGCTLPHRPGGYEHIIDRLKQEFEHNRTARKTKNEQESPPAQDAPDKG is encoded by the coding sequence ATGACCAAGCCTGATCACAAATATTTCCGCAATACCGATTGCCAATACTTCCCCTGCCACAAGATGGCCGATGACTCATTCTACAACTGCCTATTCTGCTTCTGTCCCCTCTACTGGTTGCAAAACTGTGGCGGGAATCCCGCAGACCGGGATGGCGTCAAGGACTGTACGGGCTGTACACTGCCTCACCGCCCGGGGGGCTACGAGCACATCATCGATCGCCTGAAGCAGGAATTCGAACACAATCGCACCGCACGTAAAACAAAAAATGAGCAAGAAAGCCCGCCCGCCCAAGACGCCCCCGACAAGGGTTGA
- a CDS encoding YihY/virulence factor BrkB family protein codes for MKQRLIFLHPDARGQNMTFAQSQLQTLVRWAYMVGKGFVADKCLLWASALAFTTALSLVPLLAVAFSMAKGFGFQNSQFIHDLLMQVAAGRAQTVDAIVGYINNTNVRTLGVVGVGFLFVTVLSLLSNIEKSFNSIWGVKATRGTWRKLSDYLFITLICPLLIIIAISATASMQNSAVVQTLLSYSVASVAYLALLKMLPYFSTWIALLFIYSFMPNTRVKFRSGIAGAVVAGTLWQFVQWGYIHYQASFKNYNAIYGSFAQVPLFLIWLFISWVIVLLGAEICFAVQNSGTYFRESRLGNYSHDDRQKLAALVLALLTNAFMGGTKPVPNEDVAHRLDAPVKLVNDVLHMLEGAGIVVKLDHPELDMYGLARPPDSVRMVDVIVALSRYKGNARSEALTGRLEFLDPVFEGIIGAAADSADNLTLSEFASRCEGHVICQPEDKTHDQA; via the coding sequence ATGAAACAGCGACTGATCTTTCTGCACCCTGATGCCAGAGGCCAGAACATGACCTTTGCCCAATCCCAGCTCCAGACTCTGGTGCGCTGGGCCTACATGGTGGGCAAGGGCTTTGTGGCGGACAAATGCTTGCTCTGGGCCTCGGCCCTGGCGTTCACCACAGCACTGTCTCTGGTGCCACTGCTGGCCGTGGCCTTCTCCATGGCCAAAGGCTTCGGGTTCCAGAATTCCCAGTTCATCCACGATCTGCTGATGCAGGTCGCCGCAGGTCGCGCCCAAACCGTTGACGCCATTGTTGGCTACATCAACAATACCAACGTCCGCACCCTGGGAGTCGTGGGCGTAGGATTCTTGTTCGTCACCGTACTCTCCCTGCTGTCCAACATCGAAAAATCCTTCAACTCCATCTGGGGAGTGAAGGCCACCCGGGGGACATGGCGCAAGCTCTCGGACTATCTGTTCATCACCTTGATCTGCCCACTGCTGATCATCATCGCCATCAGCGCCACGGCATCCATGCAGAACTCGGCAGTGGTCCAGACGCTGCTGTCCTATTCAGTAGCCAGCGTTGCCTATCTGGCATTGCTCAAGATGCTGCCCTACTTCAGCACCTGGATTGCACTGCTGTTCATCTACAGCTTCATGCCCAATACCCGGGTCAAATTCCGTTCCGGCATCGCCGGAGCCGTGGTTGCTGGAACCCTGTGGCAATTCGTGCAATGGGGCTATATCCACTACCAGGCGTCTTTCAAGAATTACAACGCCATCTACGGCAGTTTCGCCCAGGTACCGCTCTTTCTGATCTGGCTGTTCATCAGTTGGGTCATCGTACTGCTTGGAGCGGAAATCTGCTTCGCCGTGCAAAACAGCGGAACCTACTTCCGCGAATCACGCCTTGGCAACTACAGCCACGACGACCGCCAGAAATTGGCGGCACTGGTCCTGGCACTCCTGACCAATGCCTTCATGGGGGGCACTAAACCCGTCCCCAACGAGGACGTGGCTCACCGCCTGGACGCACCGGTCAAGCTGGTCAATGATGTCCTGCACATGTTGGAAGGGGCCGGGATCGTGGTCAAACTGGATCACCCCGAACTGGATATGTATGGGCTGGCACGACCGCCGGACAGCGTCCGCATGGTAGACGTCATCGTTGCCCTGTCCCGTTACAAGGGCAACGCCCGGAGCGAGGCACTGACCGGGCGCCTGGAATTTCTCGATCCCGTATTCGAAGGCATTATCGGAGCCGCTGCAGACAGTGCCGACAATCTGACCCTGTCTGAATTTGCGAGCCGTTGCGAAGGGCACGTCATCTGCCAGCCCGAGGACAAGACACATGACCAAGCCTGA
- a CDS encoding HDIG domain-containing metalloprotein, which yields MLPRDEALELVKSQNPEPHLVNHAIQTEAIMRALALKLGHDPELWGVTGLLHDLDYPQTKDNPARHGLDAADMLKGKMPEDALQAIVAHNEEHTQVAAANQFDYALRAAESATGLISAAALVRPTRMEGMKPKSLKKKMKDKSFAASVSRERIRECEKLDMDLGEFFLTAIPAMAEVASETGLG from the coding sequence ATGCTGCCCAGAGACGAAGCGCTGGAACTGGTAAAATCACAGAACCCCGAGCCACACTTGGTGAATCACGCGATTCAGACCGAGGCCATCATGCGCGCTCTTGCCCTCAAGCTGGGTCATGACCCCGAGTTATGGGGAGTCACCGGACTGCTGCACGACCTCGACTACCCGCAGACCAAGGACAACCCCGCACGACATGGCCTGGATGCTGCCGACATGCTCAAAGGCAAAATGCCTGAAGATGCCTTGCAAGCCATCGTTGCCCACAATGAGGAACACACCCAAGTCGCTGCGGCCAACCAGTTCGACTACGCCCTGCGCGCGGCTGAAAGCGCCACAGGACTCATCTCCGCGGCGGCGCTGGTACGCCCCACCCGCATGGAAGGGATGAAACCCAAGAGCCTCAAGAAAAAGATGAAGGACAAATCCTTTGCAGCCTCCGTCAGCCGGGAACGCATCCGCGAATGCGAAAAGCTGGATATGGACCTTGGGGAGTTCTTCCTGACGGCCATCCCGGCCATGGCTGAAGTGGCCTCCGAAACGGGCCTCGGCTAA
- a CDS encoding HDOD domain-containing protein — MYTDSTPTPEQFDLGRSFAARRFAFCDTNHAAVKTLFNICATYAAHGLAQGKHIPDLPAPDEQPGPSQYPKAAADPFDLLRSEAGLPSLPTIYAELQDVIVKPAASTNDVAHVISRDTSLAAFLLRLVNSAFYSFPSQIETISRAVTLVGTSQLTTLAMGTTVMKLFSDIPDELVSMESSWRHSIATGILASNLARRIGETDPERLFVAGLLHDVGLLTMYQTIPDKSRLVHSFIREHGAILHTAEMNILGFDHAMLGGMMLRKWNLPFPLINAVLRHHTPDKSEKHIEPALIHIANTLAGAMDCSATGEPFIQPLNLIAWNATGLTPEDLKETARESETQIAEACQALLCI; from the coding sequence ATGTACACAGACTCGACACCGACTCCAGAACAATTCGATCTTGGACGCTCCTTTGCAGCACGCCGTTTCGCCTTTTGCGACACCAACCATGCGGCCGTAAAGACCCTCTTCAACATCTGCGCAACCTATGCTGCTCATGGTCTGGCCCAAGGCAAACACATCCCGGACCTGCCTGCCCCGGACGAGCAGCCTGGTCCAAGCCAGTACCCCAAGGCAGCTGCGGACCCCTTTGATCTGCTGCGAAGCGAAGCTGGACTTCCGTCGCTTCCAACCATCTATGCCGAATTGCAGGACGTCATCGTCAAGCCCGCAGCCTCGACCAACGATGTGGCTCACGTCATCAGCCGTGACACCAGCCTTGCCGCGTTTTTGCTACGTCTGGTGAACAGTGCATTCTACAGCTTTCCGTCACAAATCGAGACCATCAGCCGTGCCGTGACCCTGGTCGGCACAAGCCAACTCACGACTCTGGCCATGGGCACCACGGTCATGAAGCTGTTCTCGGACATCCCCGACGAGTTGGTCAGTATGGAGAGCTCATGGCGGCACAGTATTGCCACAGGTATTCTTGCCAGTAACCTGGCCCGACGAATCGGCGAAACCGACCCGGAACGACTCTTTGTGGCGGGTCTGCTGCACGACGTCGGATTGTTGACCATGTACCAGACAATCCCGGACAAGAGCCGCCTTGTGCACAGCTTCATCCGCGAACATGGCGCAATCCTTCACACTGCCGAAATGAATATCCTGGGCTTTGACCACGCCATGCTCGGCGGCATGATGCTGCGCAAATGGAATCTGCCCTTCCCTCTGATCAACGCAGTGCTTCGGCACCATACCCCTGACAAGAGCGAAAAACACATTGAACCCGCTCTGATTCACATTGCCAATACCCTGGCGGGGGCCATGGACTGCAGCGCGACAGGGGAACCGTTCATCCAGCCCTTGAACCTGATTGCCTGGAATGCGACGGGCCTGACTCCCGAAGACCTGAAAGAAACAGCCCGGGAGTCCGAGACGCAAATCGCCGAGGCTTGTCAGGCCCTGCTGTGCATCTGA
- a CDS encoding SDR family NAD(P)-dependent oxidoreductase: MSLLANKTLIVTGASSGVGQALAVQLARAGASLVLNARRKEPLRQTLTDCANASAKAGHDRQHVCVAGSAGQADIANVLATEALNLGHFHGFIHAAGVLAPGPSLWELPEDDFDKVFEAGPLAAHRLIRTCVPHLLAEGQGLAVFMGSGAAQIAQPGIAAYCAAKAALEHTMRQLAAEAPALTTFVYRPGIVDTPMQTQARHSKGSGAPQLKAIFNAWKKNGELLSPEDSAAALTAILDNEPHSFHGRIATVEHGRMILAESTGVNG; this comes from the coding sequence ATGAGCTTGCTCGCGAACAAAACCCTCATTGTCACGGGTGCATCCTCAGGTGTCGGGCAGGCGCTGGCCGTTCAACTGGCACGTGCCGGGGCCTCTCTGGTTCTCAATGCCCGCCGCAAGGAGCCATTGCGCCAGACCTTGACAGATTGCGCAAATGCTTCTGCCAAGGCCGGGCATGACCGGCAGCATGTCTGCGTGGCAGGTAGCGCAGGCCAGGCAGACATCGCCAATGTCCTGGCAACCGAAGCCCTCAACCTGGGCCATTTTCATGGCTTCATCCATGCTGCCGGGGTGCTGGCTCCAGGCCCCTCCCTCTGGGAACTGCCAGAGGATGATTTCGACAAGGTCTTTGAGGCTGGGCCCTTGGCCGCGCACCGCCTGATCCGAACCTGCGTACCACATCTGTTGGCCGAAGGGCAGGGGCTGGCTGTGTTCATGGGATCGGGGGCAGCGCAGATAGCACAGCCCGGCATCGCGGCATACTGTGCCGCCAAGGCGGCTTTGGAACATACCATGCGCCAATTGGCGGCGGAGGCCCCTGCGCTGACAACCTTCGTCTATCGCCCGGGCATCGTTGACACCCCCATGCAGACTCAGGCTCGCCACAGCAAGGGGAGCGGCGCTCCACAACTCAAGGCCATATTCAATGCCTGGAAAAAAAATGGAGAACTACTTTCTCCCGAAGACTCAGCCGCCGCGCTGACGGCTATTCTTGACAACGAACCACATTCGTTTCACGGGCGCATCGCCACCGTGGAACATGGACGAATGATTTTGGCAGAAAGCACGGGGGTAAACGGTTAA